A section of the Castanea sativa cultivar Marrone di Chiusa Pesio chromosome 12, ASM4071231v1 genome encodes:
- the LOC142620643 gene encoding uncharacterized protein LOC142620643, whose translation MKKYLEQAKRRVNELQVKVVQIPRGENEQADCLDKTALVEYMIASNKKDAQVYVKACDKCQRFSNIIRQLTEELIPITASWPFAQWGLDIMGPFPIAVRQLKFLIVGIDYFTKWVEAEALATITEKNVQSFVWRNIICRYRIPRVLISDNGKQFDNDSFRDFCL comes from the exons atgaagaagtactTGGAGCAAGCAAAGAGAAGGGTAAATGAGCTGCAAGTAAAGGTTGTTCAAATTCCAAGGGGAGAGAATGAGCAAGCCGATTGTCTTGACAAAACCGCTTTGGTGGAATATATGATCGCCTCCAACAAG AAGGACGCCCAAGTTTATGTCaaagcttgcgacaagtgtcaaaggtttagcaacatCATCAGACAACTGACAGAAGAGCTAATCCCAATAACCGCTTCGTGGCCATTCGcccagtggggattggacattaTGGGACCATTCCCAATAGCTGTGAGGCAACTGAAGTTCCTAATAGTCGGCAtcgactatttcaccaaatgggtagaagctgaagCCCTGGCCACAATCACTGAAAAGAACGTACAGAGCTTTGTTTGGAGGAACATCATTTGTAGGTACAGAATTCCAAGGGTCTTGATCTCGGACAACGGTAAGCAATTTGACAATGACTCATTCCGAGACTTCTGCTTATAG